In a single window of the Gemmatimonadota bacterium genome:
- a CDS encoding cbb3-type cytochrome c oxidase N-terminal domain-containing protein, with product MSEQDRIIEHSYDGIQEYDNPMPAWWVTIFWATIIFSAIYAVNRFGIGAGKGRIAEYEAEMAAARKAHPPEAPSITPEQLLALAASPERVHEGQEIFAKNCSACHATDGGGIIGPNLTDDAWIHGGRIEQIHTTINGGVLAKGMPAWGQILKPKDIDEVTAYVWSLHGSRPAKPKAPEGEVMAR from the coding sequence ATCATCGAACACAGCTACGACGGGATTCAGGAGTACGACAATCCGATGCCGGCGTGGTGGGTCACCATCTTCTGGGCGACGATCATCTTCTCGGCGATCTACGCCGTCAACCGCTTCGGGATCGGGGCGGGGAAGGGGCGGATCGCCGAATACGAAGCCGAGATGGCCGCGGCGCGGAAGGCACACCCGCCCGAGGCACCGAGTATCACGCCGGAGCAGCTGCTCGCGCTCGCCGCGTCGCCGGAGCGCGTACACGAAGGGCAGGAAATCTTCGCCAAGAACTGCAGCGCCTGTCATGCGACGGACGGCGGCGGAATCATCGGCCCTAACCTCACTGATGACGCGTGGATTCACGGCGGCCGGATCGAGCAGATCCACACGACCATCAACGGTGGCGTGCTCGCCAAGGGGATGCCAGCGTGGGGCCAGATCCTGAAGCCGAAAGACATCGATGAGGTGACGGCCTACGTGTGGTCGCTGCATGGCAGTCGTCCGGCGAAGCCGAAGGCGCCGGAAGGCGAGGTGATGGCCCGGTGA